Genomic window (Salvelinus alpinus chromosome 26, SLU_Salpinus.1, whole genome shotgun sequence):
caccggtttgtgtcaagaactgcaacactgctgggttattcatgctcaacagtttcccctgtgtatcaagaatggtccaccctccgaaggacatccagccaacttgatacaactttgggaagcattggagtcaaattGGGCTTTAATGGGACAAATGTCATCCAAAAAGTTAGCTCAAGTTCtccaaaaagcacctggaagcacctggatgatcatcaagactcttggaataatgttctatggacagatgatttGAAAGTGtaactttttggatgacatgggACCCATTATGCCTGGCTAAAACCAAACACTGcgttccacagtaagaaccttataccaacggttaagcatggtggtggtagagtgAGGGATTGGGGAAGCTTTGCTGCCTCGGGACCTGGACAACTTGCCTCAATAGAAAGAATCATCatttctgctctgtatcagagaattctacaggagaatgtcaggccattaGCCAGGGAGTGGAAACTGAAGAGCAGCTGGCTCacacagcaagacaatgatccaaaacccacaatcaagtctacatgaaaatggttaaaaagcaacacatttgaagttttgtaatggcctagtcaaaatccagacctaatcccaattgagatgttgtggcaggacttgaaacgagcggttcatgcttgaaaacctacaaatgtcactgagttaaagcagctgaaggtggcacaaccagttattgagtggaAGGGGGCAATAACTTTTTCGCACAGGGGCATTGTGGGTGTTGAATAACTTAGTTTatgaaataaaggaaataagtatgtcattgttgtgttatttgttaattcaggttccctttatcAAATAAAAGGTTtcggttgaagatctgataacagtACGTATCacaaatatgcaaaagtagagaaaaggaagcaaatactttttcatggcactgtatatatatatatatagacacacacactaccggtcaaatgttttagaatacctactcattcgaggtttttctttatttttgtagaataatagtgaaaacatcaaaactatgaaataagacatatgaaatcatgtagtaactaaaaaagtgttaaacaaataaaaatatgtatttttcttaaaactgcattgttggctaagggcttgtaagtaagcatttcactgtaaggtgttcactgtttcactgttgtattcgggcgcatgtgacaaatacaatttgatcacTATGGGTCCTCAGGTATAAAAAGTTACTGACATCACTATGGGTCCTCAGGTAGAAAAAGTTACTGACATCACTATGGGTCCTCAGGTAGAAAAAGTTACTGACATCACTATGGGTCCTCAGGTAGAAAAAGTTACTGACATCACAATGGGTCCTCAGGTAGAAAAAGTTACTGACATCACAATGGGTCCTCAGGTAGAAAAAGTTACTGACATCACAATGGGTCCTCAGGTAGAAAAAGTTACAATGCAATACTAGCTAGTACACTTCAACTTATATCATGATTGAAGACGGATATGTGTGAGCATTACTCATATGAGATTATATTATACTCATGTATTGACGATGTCAATAGCTGAAGCCTTGGAAGAACACTTGAGGAACCTTTAAGAAAAGAACATTGAAACCACAGACATAAACGACACAAAAGAAAAGGCATAAAACTACATAACTTTGTGATTGTCTTGTGATTTTAATAGCCCAGCATTAGATGCCCTTTAAATGATGAGGTAAGATACAGGTTGAATTGTTGACCTTCAGGGGAATAGGTTCACAAAACACACTGTGTAATAACAATCATGTGCAGAACGAATGAGATGACAGTTAAAATATGGAATATTTGGTTCCATTCTGCAGTATCCAATAATGTTTCACACAGAAATTTTAACATTCTAGGAACATACCTTCACAAGGCCACAGGTGTTGctatacatgttttatttaacgaggcatgtcagttaagaaaaaattcttatttacaatgacggcctacatcgggccaaaccctaacccggacgacgctgggccaactgttcgccgccctatgggattcccaatcacggccggttgtgatacagcctggaatcgaaccagggtatgtagtgacgcctctagtactgagacgcagtgccttaaaccgctgtgccactcgggagccggaACATCCAGAACATTGTCCACAACAtaatgtcaaaagtagtgcactatagcaggaatagggtgccatttgggactcttaAATCAAACTGTATTGACGTTCCATCCATCTGTACATACAGTGTGGCCTACATAGATTTGATGCTGTATATAGAAAAAAGACTAATGAAGCTGGTGGACGAGTGACCGTCACAGACATTAGTGGATGCACTGTCGGCATAGATACAGAGAATTAAAAATAACACAACAGTTACAACAGCAAAGCGAGGAACGTGATAGTTCATCGTACATTCATTGTACATCCAAAAATAGCAAACAAAATGTCAAATAACTTTCAGAACGTTGTAGACGGGTAACAATCTCCCAGATGAAAATACAAACTTTTCACACAATAATAAAAACGGATAAAAATGTACCATTACTTATACTTCTAATTACCTTTGGCATCATGAACGGCGTGGTCGTTTCACGCAATTAGTTATTTTGAGATTTTAAGTAGAAACTGTGCACCAATATAGAATTTTacaagcctgttatattaaattaagtgtcctttaaagggatacttcaagattttggcaatgaggctctTTAGCTACTtctccagagtcagatgaactcgtgggaTACCatttttctgtctctgtgtgcagtttaaaggaagttgctaactagctctAGTGCAAATGCTAACtaagatacccatagacttccattcATTGCACTAACGCTTGTTAGCATTGGTTGGCGACACTACATCTAACTTTGGTAGCCTCATTGCCATTATCCCAAAGTATACCTTTAATATTGACCAAATAGAAAATTCTATCAACTCTGAGCTTTAATATAAAAGAAGACTTGTGAAAGTACCAAAGCATTTTGACATTCCCTCTGTGACGtataggaagattttaacccacttaaggCTACCATTTCACCATCATTGCAAAACCTTAGTTATTCTGGTGCTTGAAAAATTAATTTCTGAAGATGGGTGTTAATTAGTGTGAGATTCaccctgtccctcattttaaggttaaTACTGTAACGTGAtctgaactctcgttttaatatgatGAAAATTTGATATGatgaaatttttttttttaaattttttaattttttacattgAACATCTAAGAGTAAAAAATCATAGTGTAAGAGCAGGTGAGCTGAATCTACTtgttttggccattttctggtgttttgtggtggaaaactgagcggtTCGATGATaagacatcaaccctgttacccctgttgatagacaggctagaaatgtttacatttccaattgttttgtgaagcttgcattcaattgcctctccctgttgcacacaagctTCCATTCCACCTGTCACAAGGGGAATTCTCGCTGATTTAATATAaagtcgtcaaccctgttactttatttgccacttaatatagttttttttttgagatgggaaaatatgttttttactaaattgaacatgtgctctttgtgACAGAATGTTACAATTAGGTGAAATTAAAcgttgttttttctctctcactaagTTACAGAACCCAAAAAGGACAAATTTCCTGGAATAACCCAATAGCTCTCTCCTACAACTCCAATATTGATCAATGGAACTGCTcaggttgtatcccaaatggcaccctagtctctacatagtgcactacttttgaccatatccctatgggccctggccacaagtagtgcaccatatagcaCTATacaagggtgccatttgggatgaaactTCAGTGACCTTATCACTGTTTCACAGAATATGCTAATTTAAACATAAAGTCTGATTTACAATAAGATGTGCAGCACCTTATTTATACAAAAATACAGCATGAAAAACAGGATGGTCTAGAAAAAGACACCAGACATTCAATCATCACTCCATCATTGCATGTAAATAAGAGTCTAGTTCAAGCACATCCAGTCAGACAACAGTGTTGGCCTCGCGCCCGTTTATCTTAATGGGCTTCCTGGCTTCCTCCTCGGAGTAGAAGTGAGTGGCATGGCTTGCCATCCTCTTGTTACGGAACCGGGGAGTACCAGTTTGGGGGGCGATGGATCTGAACACCATCTCCTGACCATCAGGCAGCTCCTCTTCTAACCCTGTCTCCCTGACGGGGGGCATCCACAGCGTAGGGTGGAAACAGTAGTAGTAGAGTGTTTTAAACAGGACCCCCATCAGGTAGGTGAGGGGCAGAGTGGCCAGCAGGATGGGGGCGTAGGACTGTGTCAGGACCGGGTCTCTGTAGAACCACCATGAGACTAGCAGAATCCCtccgtccgtagccatgaaggaGTGATAGATGATGCTCCTCCTTCTGGTCCCTCCCTCCGCCACGTTGAACCAGCTGAAGTACCAGATGAGACCTACGGTGGCCCGGTAGAGCCATTCTCCGCCTGCGCTGTCCATGAAGTCTGTCTCCTGCCGCCATACCCAGAACACCAGCACTGGCCAGATAAGCAGGAAGTGGGCAGCCAGGTAGGAGGGCAGAATTGTGGCGAAGAGGGCGACCGCTGCCACTCGCGGCGTGATGAGAAGCAGGTTCCACAGGAAGTAGACCAAGGCGGAGCCCCAGCCCTGCTTGGCCTTGTCTGGGAGGAAGGAACGCAGGGAGCGGTGGTAGTCCACCACCATCCAGGCTATGGAAGTAGTTGACGCCACGACACTCACACCTACAAGAGATGTAAAACTATCAGAAAAATGACAAGAGGAAGTTTACTACATAGTAGTGCTGGGCGATGCTTTTTGAGTTTGGTTTGGTACTGATTTGATTATTCAAAAATAATCACGGTTAGGTGATTttggtttagattttttttattttgaaatacattaaatgcactatgcattatgtgggttgaacactgtaacaacacagaataaaacaattcatATAAGTCCCACGATGGTAGTGACTGGCCATTAGTACTTATCGCTTATTAACCATCACTTAATCACAATACTTTGTcctcgcaggaggccttttggtaggccgtcattgtaaataagaatttgttcttaactgacttgcctagttaaataaaggttaaattaaaaataataaaaactttactttaataaaatatttgttttatttgatgactttattatttcattccatgtcatcatctcatctctatagaacTGCTGCCTaggctgtctgacaaaatcactattttagtagttcttcaaagtaaataaggcatactataataactgctgaataccaaatatcaatcacttagatcatgtactTTCAGGCTCACGAAGCAACAgctttctatccctctcgatCGCGGTTCTCTATTCTCTCAGTCTCCGTGTCTGCTccacacagaccggacaagtttAAGCGgacgcgcaatggattatggtcattgtagttaattaccacgttttctgtgctaaactatgtagaatattggcctgttggaaactataactccctactacatcgcacagttcaaatcaaaatcaaatgtatttataaagcccttcttacatcagctaatatatcaaagtgctgtacagaaacccagcctaaaaccccaaacagcaagcaatgcaggtgtagaagcacagcggctaggaaaaactccctagaaaggccagaacctaggaagaaacctagagaggaaccaggctatggtggccagtcctcttctggctgtgccggatggagaGTTCAGGCttcatctgatttatctctacagaaactgCACATCGAGCTGACAGAAAAAAATACAattcaaataaaaacaaaaaaataacagaaATGTCGGTTAATGACTCAACACTAGCACATAGTCAAAAAGCTCCTGAAACTTGAGAGGAAGCGGATATAGAGAGGAAGTTGTGTGTAAACACAATGGGTAGCTAGATCATTGTGTAAACCATTGCTAAACTTACTGAGGGACACAATGATGGTATGAGGAACATATATTAACTCATACACATTTATTTTCTTCCTCTAAATACTTCctatttgaaaaatgtattatgTGGACACACTAGACTAGAGTAGAAATCACCACTGATGCTGTAGGTCAGGGGTCCTCAGTTACATTCAGCGGATGGTTGAGAGCAGACACGGAGACTGAGAGAATAGAGAACCGCGatcgagagggatagaaagcTGTTGCTTCGTGAGCCTGAAagtacatgatctaagtgattgatacaGTAGGACTACAGTATAGTAAAGAATCCCAAACCTAAGTGTTGCCTTTGAATTCAGATTGTTCTCAATTGCCTACAGCAGTGTTAGCCAATAGGTGACCTGCGTGCATAATTCGGCTCACGGGTGATTTTATTggccgaacccccccccccccccacacaaaaaaaaaaaaaatctgagcaaataggttattattattatttggggggggggtgcataaaagactgtaaaatcaccagATAATCATCTGAAGttattttaatttaggaaatatgttcccaagtattcccacacatacaTAGAGAGGCGTAGTATGTGATTATGCCATACTGTGTGATTGTATTTCCCTATCTGTTTGGACTTCATCAGTGGTGATTTCTACTCCAGTCTAGTGTCCAGAATAACAGggatgtatcccaaatggcactctatgccCTATTTAGTCCACTACTTTccaccagagctctatgggccctgctcAAATGTAGTGCACAATAATggaatacactcttagaaaaaagggttccaaaagggttctttggttgtcgccataggagaat
Coding sequences:
- the xkr8.3 gene encoding XK-related protein 8.3 isoform X1 yields the protein MDSPMFSKYSWLDFLFSVVGVCTFLFDVGSDIWVATEFYSRGDFFWFGVLIGLMVLSSVVVQMFSWFWFKYDRELEGFDEQTAKNVLFGGCVKLSFLLHVLQLGFFCRHISAIWQGFRVWWRQEQGSGYAVYLTHDLSMLRLIETFCESAPQLTLMTHIMLHNNKARTVQCVSVVASTTSIAWMVVDYHRSLRSFLPDKAKQGWGSALVYFLWNLLLITPRVAAVALFATILPSYLAAHFLLIWPVLVFWVWRQETDFMDSAGGEWLYRATVGLIWYFSWFNVAEGGTRRRSIIYHSFMATDGGILLVSWWFYRDPVLTQSYAPILLATLPLTYLMGVLFKTLYYYCFHPTLWMPPVRETGLEEELPDGQEMVFRSIAPQTGTPRFRNKRMASHATHFYSEEEARKPIKINGREANTVV
- the xkr8.3 gene encoding XK-related protein 8.3 isoform X2 produces the protein MVLSSVVVQMFSWFWFKYDRELEGFDEQTAKNVLFGGCVKLSFLLHVLQLGFFCRHISAIWQGFRVWWRQEQGSGYAVYLTHDLSMLRLIETFCESAPQLTLMTHIMLHNNKARTVQCVSVVASTTSIAWMVVDYHRSLRSFLPDKAKQGWGSALVYFLWNLLLITPRVAAVALFATILPSYLAAHFLLIWPVLVFWVWRQETDFMDSAGGEWLYRATVGLIWYFSWFNVAEGGTRRRSIIYHSFMATDGGILLVSWWFYRDPVLTQSYAPILLATLPLTYLMGVLFKTLYYYCFHPTLWMPPVRETGLEEELPDGQEMVFRSIAPQTGTPRFRNKRMASHATHFYSEEEARKPIKINGREANTVV